One Novipirellula artificiosorum DNA segment encodes these proteins:
- a CDS encoding S9 family peptidase — protein MMKSAAICFSVVVTLPALISVFPLHAHDVPREDWRPVATERLKAIYDRNEFRVPEVEAEWLDDSSAFRIREKDPQTGKTVTAQYDVVSGVRQVMKAEPDPNQLQSPDGVFTLKVRDGNLFLKEQGDNETPLTAIEVGRDVAFRDFRWSSSGKAASFVKVDRTDVRLRSVLVPTEPSYPGVAEHRFARVGGTIEGREVGIVDCDRNEVRWVSLETHVDGFYLGQVDWVPNSNELLIETLSRFRDKREFWLTTIDGNAKRIYQEVNEAWAVGSHGINSGAHWIREGEAFILISEKEGWRQAYVCSRDGKVESKLTPGEYDIIDRAFVDEAGGWYYFYASPDNGTQKYLHRVPLDGSGKLERLSPQDQPGTHDYVFSPNAKLAIHTYSTLNDPPVVDLVRLPGHNVVRVINDHAELRKKFIQAVPRRTEFVQIDIGDDVVMDACITKPSDFDETKKYPVLVYVYGEPYLQTVLDDWGAAQTDFHRVVADTGYVVVSIDNRGTACPKGAAWRRSIFGSLGPLSTEDQAAALKKLAKLEPYVDLSRVAIWGWSGGGSNTLNAMFRKPDVYHVGIAVVPKPQPWLYNAWFQEIYMRTREVNADGYQRSAPINFAEGLKGKLLIITGSGETNTHIQIIEGLVDRLIELGKPFDYMVYPNRDHGLREGQGTVVHVRMKILRYLIENLPRGPR, from the coding sequence ATGATGAAGTCTGCAGCGATTTGTTTTTCAGTGGTGGTCACACTGCCTGCGTTGATCTCAGTGTTTCCGCTTCACGCTCATGATGTGCCACGCGAGGACTGGCGACCGGTCGCAACCGAACGTTTAAAAGCCATTTACGATCGTAACGAATTTCGTGTTCCCGAAGTTGAGGCCGAGTGGCTAGACGATTCGTCCGCTTTCCGAATTCGCGAGAAAGATCCGCAAACGGGAAAAACCGTCACGGCACAATACGACGTTGTTTCGGGTGTTCGGCAAGTCATGAAAGCCGAACCCGATCCGAATCAACTCCAATCACCCGACGGAGTGTTCACGTTGAAGGTGCGAGACGGAAACCTCTTTCTGAAAGAGCAAGGTGACAACGAGACTCCGTTGACAGCGATCGAGGTAGGACGCGATGTTGCCTTTCGGGACTTTCGCTGGAGCTCGTCGGGGAAAGCGGCTTCGTTCGTCAAAGTGGATCGTACCGACGTACGTTTGCGATCCGTGCTGGTACCGACGGAACCCAGCTATCCCGGCGTCGCCGAGCACCGTTTTGCACGTGTGGGAGGAACCATCGAAGGGCGGGAAGTCGGGATCGTCGATTGCGATCGCAACGAAGTGCGATGGGTGTCGCTTGAAACTCACGTCGACGGATTTTATCTTGGGCAAGTCGATTGGGTTCCGAACTCCAATGAACTATTGATTGAAACACTTAGTCGGTTCCGTGACAAACGTGAGTTTTGGTTGACGACGATCGATGGCAATGCAAAACGCATTTACCAAGAGGTCAACGAGGCGTGGGCTGTCGGCAGCCACGGCATCAATTCCGGAGCACATTGGATTCGCGAAGGCGAAGCCTTCATTCTGATTAGCGAAAAGGAAGGGTGGCGACAAGCGTATGTCTGCTCACGAGACGGCAAGGTCGAGTCCAAACTGACGCCTGGAGAGTACGATATCATCGATCGGGCATTTGTCGATGAAGCGGGCGGTTGGTACTACTTCTACGCCTCGCCGGACAACGGAACGCAAAAGTACTTGCATCGAGTCCCGCTGGATGGATCCGGGAAGCTGGAACGGCTTTCGCCACAGGACCAGCCCGGTACACACGACTACGTTTTCTCGCCCAATGCGAAGTTGGCCATCCATACCTATTCGACGTTGAACGATCCTCCCGTGGTGGACCTTGTCAGGCTGCCAGGGCACAACGTTGTCCGTGTCATCAACGACCACGCCGAGTTGCGGAAGAAGTTTATTCAAGCTGTGCCACGCCGCACCGAATTCGTTCAGATCGACATTGGAGACGACGTCGTGATGGATGCTTGCATCACCAAGCCCAGTGACTTTGATGAGACAAAGAAGTATCCGGTTTTGGTTTATGTCTATGGCGAACCCTACCTGCAAACCGTACTCGATGATTGGGGAGCCGCCCAAACCGACTTTCATCGTGTTGTCGCAGACACGGGATACGTCGTCGTGTCGATCGACAATCGAGGAACCGCGTGCCCGAAAGGCGCCGCGTGGCGGCGCAGTATCTTCGGCAGTCTCGGCCCGCTTTCGACCGAAGACCAAGCCGCCGCATTGAAAAAGCTTGCGAAACTGGAGCCATATGTTGATCTGTCGCGGGTGGCAATTTGGGGCTGGAGCGGTGGTGGTTCCAACACATTGAACGCCATGTTTCGCAAGCCCGATGTGTATCACGTTGGCATCGCGGTTGTTCCGAAACCACAACCTTGGTTGTACAACGCGTGGTTTCAAGAGATCTACATGCGGACACGCGAAGTGAATGCGGACGGCTATCAGCGTTCGGCGCCAATCAATTTCGCCGAAGGCCTAAAAGGCAAGCTGTTGATCATCACTGGGTCCGGTGAAACCAACACGCACATTCAAATCATTGAAGGGCTTGTTGATCGCCTGATCGAACTCGGCAAACCGTTTGACTATATGGTTTATCCAAATCGAGACCACGGTCTGCGTGAAGGTCAGGGAACCGTGGTTCATGTTCGAATGAAAATACTACGCTATCTCATTGAGAATCTACCGCGTGGCCCGCGGTAG
- a CDS encoding cellulase family glycosylhydrolase yields MGRILLSIALIILLSLRAVESTLFAVGPHPSLPSPGVTDGLGVNIHFTNAQPGEMEMLAEAGFRWIRMDVTWGRTERERGRYDFSAYDRLLDDLDQHGIGTLLILDYSNTLYEKDRSVATEEGRLAYARWAAAATNHFKGRGIIWEIWNEPNIRGFWRPEPNLDDYTAMAIAACEAIHDVAPNEAIVGPATSQIDLEFLEGCFRAGLLEHWAAVSVHPYRQNAPETVAAEYRKLRQLISRYTPEGKRIPILAAEWGYSAAWHSCDEVQQGKLLPRQWLTNMAAGVPISIWYDWHDDGGNPDEAEHNFGTVAFAYHTDRQPVYDPKPAYHAAKTLTSSLAGFHFIKRIGVGSPNDYAMLFGKDQQLRVAVWTTDDQPRRITLPSDATVFQVVTHTGEREADIHVTDGKLEIMIDDAPHYLAVDLPNPKLVSAPVAYPMYVKMEPALDSTLTVRVENTSGKAFRGKAKLTHVEGVNPVETTRLLRFDTDQMETTLTFPISQEPSGLYQVGLHIADAEGRVILNSPPQRVAPLPMRMLLDTKVIEDGDHDVACEYSRIEAPPPEPLPGFNGPVAKLTYRFAEGWKFLRLAIDGQTEIEGIPKTLGLWIYGDGRLGSPRLRIRDVSGETWQPSGPQISWTGWRYVEIPLNGSAGCWGGDENRQLDPPLRWDTIFLLDSPARKSMEGEIYLAAPHLMY; encoded by the coding sequence ATGGGTCGCATTCTCTTGTCCATCGCCCTGATCATTCTTCTGAGCCTGCGTGCAGTCGAATCGACGCTCTTCGCGGTAGGCCCCCATCCGTCTTTGCCGTCGCCCGGGGTAACGGATGGACTCGGCGTGAACATTCACTTCACCAATGCGCAGCCCGGCGAGATGGAGATGTTGGCCGAAGCCGGGTTTCGATGGATTCGCATGGACGTGACTTGGGGCCGCACCGAGCGTGAACGAGGACGCTATGACTTCTCCGCTTACGATCGACTGCTCGACGACCTCGACCAGCATGGCATCGGCACTTTGTTGATTCTCGACTACAGCAACACGCTTTACGAGAAAGATCGATCCGTCGCCACGGAGGAAGGCCGCTTGGCGTACGCGCGTTGGGCTGCGGCTGCCACCAATCACTTCAAGGGACGCGGCATCATCTGGGAAATTTGGAACGAGCCGAACATCCGCGGATTCTGGAGGCCGGAGCCCAACCTTGATGACTACACGGCGATGGCGATCGCGGCGTGTGAAGCGATTCATGACGTTGCCCCCAATGAGGCGATTGTAGGGCCGGCGACTTCGCAGATCGATCTAGAGTTTCTGGAAGGTTGTTTTAGAGCAGGCTTGCTGGAACATTGGGCCGCCGTGTCCGTGCACCCGTACCGCCAAAACGCACCGGAGACGGTCGCCGCCGAATACCGCAAGTTGCGACAGCTGATTTCACGCTATACTCCGGAAGGCAAACGCATCCCGATTCTCGCGGCGGAGTGGGGCTATTCGGCTGCCTGGCACAGCTGCGATGAAGTGCAACAGGGCAAGCTCCTTCCTCGCCAGTGGTTGACGAACATGGCCGCCGGCGTGCCGATCTCGATTTGGTATGACTGGCACGACGACGGAGGCAATCCCGACGAGGCCGAGCACAACTTCGGGACCGTCGCCTTCGCGTATCATACCGATCGACAGCCGGTCTACGACCCCAAGCCGGCATACCACGCAGCAAAAACACTGACTTCATCTTTGGCCGGATTTCACTTTATCAAACGCATCGGTGTCGGCTCGCCTAACGACTATGCAATGCTGTTCGGCAAAGACCAACAACTGCGAGTGGCCGTTTGGACAACGGACGACCAGCCGCGGCGGATCACTCTACCATCCGACGCGACTGTGTTCCAAGTCGTCACGCATACGGGCGAGCGCGAAGCCGACATTCATGTCACTGACGGTAAGTTAGAGATCATGATCGACGATGCGCCGCACTACTTGGCCGTCGATCTTCCGAATCCGAAGTTGGTGTCGGCACCGGTAGCCTATCCGATGTACGTCAAGATGGAGCCCGCCCTCGATTCAACGCTGACCGTTCGCGTTGAGAATACATCGGGCAAAGCGTTTCGTGGTAAGGCGAAACTTACTCATGTTGAGGGCGTCAATCCAGTTGAAACGACGAGGTTGTTACGATTCGACACTGATCAGATGGAAACCACATTGACGTTCCCAATCTCGCAAGAGCCAAGCGGTCTGTATCAAGTGGGGCTTCATATCGCGGACGCCGAGGGACGTGTGATCTTGAACTCGCCACCGCAGCGCGTGGCACCACTGCCCATGCGAATGCTGCTCGATACAAAAGTCATCGAAGATGGTGATCACGACGTCGCGTGCGAGTATTCGCGGATCGAGGCGCCCCCGCCCGAACCGCTCCCAGGTTTCAACGGCCCCGTTGCGAAGTTGACGTATCGGTTCGCCGAGGGTTGGAAGTTCCTGCGTCTGGCCATCGATGGCCAGACGGAGATTGAGGGCATTCCGAAGACGCTGGGTCTATGGATTTACGGCGACGGCCGGCTTGGCAGTCCGCGGCTACGAATAAGAGACGTTTCCGGCGAAACGTGGCAGCCGTCTGGCCCACAAATCAGTTGGACCGGATGGCGATATGTCGAGATTCCGTTGAACGGTTCAGCCGGGTGCTGGGGAGGCGACGAGAACCGCCAACTCGATCCGCCTTTGCGTTGGGACACGATCTTCTTGCTTGATAGCCCGGCCCGCAAGTCGATGGAAGGTGAGATCTACCTGGCCGCGCCCCACCTGATGTACTGA